In Silvanigrella paludirubra, the following are encoded in one genomic region:
- a CDS encoding LysR family transcriptional regulator, translating into MISSPSDLSYFIEVASTLNISRAAERAGISQPSLSLAMQRLEESIGTPLLTRNKSGVTLTQAGKQLLAHSKHLLQIWDKVKDQALASVNEIQGSYTIGCHPSIALYSLGNFLPNLMEQHKQLNIKLIHSLSRKIVEGVISSSIDIGIVVNPIHHPDLVIRKISEDEITFWSSNSARDIQKINTNDAILICDPELLQVQSVLKKMSKIGIKFNRVITSSSLEVISMLTSSGCGVGILPSRVATLIKSQKLEKLENFPSFHDEICLLFRVENKNVKTIQAISKAITTSMSSYPTK; encoded by the coding sequence ATGATATCTTCCCCATCAGATCTTTCTTACTTCATAGAAGTTGCAAGCACATTAAACATTTCTAGGGCTGCGGAACGAGCCGGAATAAGTCAACCCTCTTTAAGTTTAGCTATGCAGAGACTAGAAGAATCCATTGGTACACCACTTTTGACGCGCAATAAATCAGGAGTTACCTTAACCCAAGCAGGAAAACAATTACTAGCTCATTCAAAACATCTTTTACAAATATGGGATAAAGTAAAAGACCAAGCACTTGCATCTGTAAATGAAATTCAGGGTTCCTATACTATAGGATGTCACCCTTCAATTGCTTTATATTCTCTTGGAAATTTTCTACCAAATTTAATGGAACAACATAAACAACTAAACATAAAACTAATACATTCTCTTTCTAGAAAAATAGTAGAGGGTGTCATTAGCTCTTCAATCGATATAGGTATTGTCGTAAATCCAATACATCATCCAGATTTAGTTATACGTAAAATTAGCGAAGATGAAATTACTTTCTGGAGCTCAAACTCTGCTCGTGATATTCAAAAAATAAATACAAATGATGCTATTCTTATATGCGATCCTGAATTACTACAAGTTCAATCCGTTTTAAAGAAAATGTCGAAAATTGGGATAAAATTTAATAGAGTGATCACATCAAGCAGTTTAGAAGTTATTTCTATGTTAACTTCTAGTGGATGTGGTGTTGGCATTTTACCTTCCCGTGTTGCCACTTTAATAAAAAGCCAAAAGCTTGAAAAGCTTGAAAATTTCCCTTCTTTTCATGATGAAATCTGTTTACTATTTCGGGTAGAAAATAAAAATGTAAAAACGATTCAAGCAATTTCAAAAGCAATTACAACTTCTATGTCTTCATATCCAACAAAATAA
- a CDS encoding class II aldolase/adducin family protein: protein MKEDHMQVSLSYQLRHELVLACHILVSQKLDSGPFGNVSVRIPETNQYWINPSGVTFNQIKIDDVLRVDLDGNILEGNRQSHPGEIIHRAIYRLRPDVSAIVHTHSDNTVVQSLLGIKIEPLTQLGASIHNDQGIYTGYTGPVRSSHEGILIAEALGNYSVVIAKNHGLFTASRTLQEALWDFIVCDKACQIQLQALQLGIKQAELISDEYLQKSRQEVRQKQNQFMWTNFVNSL, encoded by the coding sequence ATGAAAGAAGATCATATGCAAGTCAGCTTATCTTATCAACTTCGGCATGAGCTTGTTTTAGCTTGTCATATATTAGTTTCACAAAAATTAGATTCTGGTCCATTTGGGAATGTGAGTGTACGTATCCCAGAAACAAATCAATATTGGATCAATCCAAGCGGTGTTACGTTTAATCAAATAAAAATAGACGATGTTTTACGAGTTGATCTTGATGGAAATATTTTAGAAGGTAACAGACAGTCACACCCTGGTGAAATTATTCATCGCGCCATTTATCGTTTGCGACCAGATGTATCTGCTATTGTTCATACACATTCAGACAATACAGTTGTACAAAGTTTACTTGGTATTAAGATAGAACCTTTAACTCAACTTGGTGCCTCAATTCATAATGATCAAGGTATTTATACAGGCTATACTGGGCCTGTAAGATCTTCGCATGAAGGAATTTTAATTGCTGAGGCTCTTGGAAATTACTCAGTTGTTATTGCAAAAAATCACGGTCTTTTTACTGCATCGCGAACATTGCAAGAAGCACTTTGGGATTTTATTGTTTGTGATAAGGCGTGCCAAATTCAATTACAAGCATTACAATTAGGGATAAAGCAAGCAGAATTAATATCAGATGAATATTTACAAAAGAGTAGACAAGAAGTGCGACAAAAACAAAATCAATTTATGTGGACAAATTTTGTAAATTCTTTATAA
- a CDS encoding Hsp20/alpha crystallin family protein — protein sequence MSFLQNFKKPSSLISRFEEDPFYELQTNINKLFGSLINEPLNDKSLSKKIKWNPSIELKETPKEFILIADLPGCEKKDIHITLQNDILTIKGERNFEENKNDDKYHLSERFYGSFERQIHMPESLINKERIDAKFNNGVLTVSLERKNEIQNNSKRIEIN from the coding sequence ATGTCATTTTTACAAAATTTCAAGAAACCTTCTTCTCTCATATCTCGCTTTGAGGAAGATCCTTTTTATGAATTACAAACAAATATTAATAAACTCTTTGGTAGTCTAATAAATGAGCCGTTAAACGATAAATCATTATCCAAAAAAATTAAATGGAATCCATCCATTGAATTAAAAGAAACACCAAAAGAATTTATACTTATTGCTGATTTACCAGGTTGTGAAAAAAAGGATATTCATATTACTCTTCAAAATGATATTCTTACCATTAAAGGCGAAAGAAACTTTGAAGAAAATAAAAATGATGACAAGTATCATTTAAGTGAAAGGTTTTATGGTTCCTTTGAAAGACAAATACATATGCCTGAAAGCTTAATAAACAAAGAAAGAATTGACGCAAAATTTAATAATGGAGTTCTAACTGTTTCTTTAGAAAGAAAAAATGAAATTCAAAATAATTCAAAAAGAATTGAAATCAATTAA
- a CDS encoding RNase A-like domain-containing protein: MKLNFIFKYLLSLYLSVFYCFPSFSSPGRNCTTNLSRSSPQLNQTPQSGRNPSGNHGNNHWLYDHENRGGHLISRHISKSDDELRNRANIERKVSVSSFHSFESADKFVSTIISQNQSDINLWKANVSDQQSFVIQLKRGITESGNTLVSSGKIYNDRHGRIENAYNAKVVLLKDNRMREGYKILTGYPVN, encoded by the coding sequence ATGAAATTGAATTTTATATTTAAATATTTATTAAGTTTATATTTATCTGTTTTTTATTGTTTTCCGTCTTTTAGTTCACCTGGAAGAAATTGTACAACAAATTTAAGTAGATCTTCCCCTCAATTGAATCAAACTCCTCAATCAGGAAGAAATCCTTCTGGAAATCACGGAAATAATCATTGGTTGTATGATCATGAAAATAGAGGAGGTCATTTGATTAGCAGACATATTTCAAAGAGTGATGATGAACTTAGGAATAGGGCTAATATAGAAAGAAAAGTTTCTGTTTCCAGTTTTCATAGTTTTGAATCTGCAGATAAATTTGTTTCAACAATAATTAGCCAAAATCAAAGTGATATAAATCTATGGAAAGCGAATGTCAGCGATCAACAATCATTTGTCATTCAATTAAAAAGAGGAATTACTGAATCAGGAAATACTTTAGTTTCTTCTGGAAAAATATATAATGATAGACATGGTCGTATTGAAAATGCCTACAATGCTAAAGTTGTTCTATTAAAAGATAATCGAATGCGCGAGGGATATAAAATACTAACAGGATATCCTGTAAATTAA
- a CDS encoding iron-containing redox enzyme family protein yields MENMNEAQNIFWDLVDQTKMTEKYRIDKNLQYLKVAPLNVLKNIFIQYRFFTHYYIADLGILISKMPFGNLKSILAEILNDELGNGKSKAAHPILYDNFLRSLGIKNEELQYESTTCMPYLLSVQNSLNKNSWAYGVGLRGMGGECLCQIYLSTMHEYFSKNPEIEKIKQNLEWEFWDIHIGEIDLHHQTIVKNAISEIILEYPDFTKDLFDGYIESKTAWDEFWSQIFNSAIPFGRENERRSYASQLILSTSA; encoded by the coding sequence ATGGAAAATATGAATGAGGCGCAAAATATTTTTTGGGATTTAGTTGACCAGACAAAAATGACTGAAAAATACCGGATTGATAAAAATTTACAATATTTAAAAGTAGCTCCATTAAATGTTCTAAAAAATATATTTATTCAATATCGATTTTTTACGCACTATTATATAGCTGACCTTGGAATATTAATAAGTAAAATGCCTTTTGGAAATTTAAAATCAATTTTAGCAGAAATTCTAAATGATGAATTAGGTAACGGAAAATCAAAAGCAGCACATCCTATTTTATACGATAACTTTTTAAGAAGCTTAGGTATTAAAAATGAAGAATTGCAATATGAATCTACTACTTGTATGCCTTATTTATTATCTGTCCAAAATTCTTTAAACAAAAATTCATGGGCTTATGGAGTTGGTTTGCGCGGAATGGGTGGAGAATGTTTATGTCAAATTTATTTATCTACTATGCATGAGTATTTTTCAAAAAATCCTGAAATTGAGAAAATAAAGCAAAATTTAGAATGGGAATTTTGGGATATTCATATTGGTGAAATTGATTTACACCATCAAACAATTGTTAAAAATGCAATAAGTGAAATTATTTTAGAATATCCTGATTTTACAAAAGATTTATTTGATGGATATATAGAAAGTAAAACAGCTTGGGACGAGTTTTGGAGTCAAATTTTTAATTCAGCAATTCCTTTTGGGAGAGAAAATGAAAGAAGATCATATGCAAGTCAGCTTATCTTATCAACTTCGGCATGA